Proteins encoded by one window of uncultured Celeribacter sp.:
- a CDS encoding branched-chain amino acid ABC transporter permease, translating to MTARTATLSTYWDRAGGVNLLPVAVALIAFLLIGAPSSWITLTVAGLAMGMMLFLMASGLSLVFGLMDVLNFGHSAFVSFGAFISAAVLAGLGGWLAADSWVLNASALAAAYLAAICFGLIAGWFFETVIIKPVYRDHLRQILITIGAMIVAEQTILAFWGGTPFSVARPHFLEGSWIIGDVSIEIYRAFAFALGAGVFVLLYVGLNRTRIGLLIRAGVEDREMVEALGFRVDRLFIGVFMLGSALAALGGAMWAGYETLITPHMGADLMIVVFIVVIIGGLGSIEGTLLGALLVGLMSNYVGFLAPKLALASNMILMVAILLWRPNGLRPAVK from the coding sequence ATGACTGCACGCACTGCAACTCTGAGCACCTATTGGGACCGGGCTGGCGGGGTGAACCTGTTGCCGGTCGCCGTCGCCCTGATCGCCTTTCTCCTGATCGGCGCGCCGTCGTCCTGGATCACCCTGACCGTGGCCGGATTGGCCATGGGCATGATGCTGTTCCTCATGGCCTCCGGGCTCAGCCTCGTGTTCGGGCTGATGGATGTTCTGAACTTCGGCCATTCCGCCTTTGTCAGCTTCGGGGCCTTTATCTCCGCCGCCGTTCTGGCGGGATTGGGCGGCTGGCTGGCCGCCGACAGCTGGGTCCTGAACGCCTCTGCCCTGGCGGCGGCCTATCTCGCCGCGATCTGTTTCGGCCTGATCGCAGGCTGGTTTTTCGAAACGGTGATCATCAAACCGGTCTACCGCGACCACCTGCGTCAGATCCTGATCACCATCGGAGCGATGATCGTCGCCGAACAGACCATTCTCGCCTTTTGGGGCGGCACACCCTTTTCCGTGGCGCGACCGCATTTTCTGGAAGGCTCCTGGATCATCGGCGATGTCTCGATCGAAATTTACCGTGCCTTCGCCTTTGCTCTGGGTGCCGGGGTCTTCGTCCTGCTTTATGTCGGTCTCAACCGGACCCGTATCGGGTTGCTGATCCGCGCCGGGGTGGAAGACCGCGAAATGGTCGAGGCCTTGGGCTTTCGCGTCGACCGGCTGTTCATCGGCGTCTTCATGCTGGGTTCTGCGCTGGCGGCACTCGGCGGTGCGATGTGGGCCGGGTATGAAACTCTGATCACCCCGCATATGGGGGCCGATCTGATGATCGTCGTGTTCATCGTGGTCATCATCGGCGGCCTCGGCTCAATCGAGGGCACGCTTTTGGGCGCGCTCCTCGTCGGGTTGATGTCGAATTACGTTGGCTTTCTCGCGCCGAAACTGGCGCTGGCCTCGAACATGATCCTGATGGTGGCAATTCTGTTGTGGCGCCCGAACGGATTGCGCCCGGCGGTCAAGTGA